In one window of Brevinematales bacterium DNA:
- a CDS encoding GGDEF domain-containing protein: protein MYVDGEKIRHKYKTLFKNIDRSVKIINEFSEFLKLLDLREVNILKIMMVRFMIETTNSDAGGLIESVEDSYEFTEIFQYKGNRIIDKDFSSLVRRIQPNTLESKLLDITLKRKIPTISFDQTTKDSSLGKILKIIPCCIIQVPVIVEDNVEYVVELIKKEDNKNSIFSEGDINSLSIISNIASAIFTNAQLFKSAIHDRLTELYNIHYFKNLMVDEMKKVIKFKTKLSLAVMDIDHFKNINDTYGHSVGDEAIKFFANVIRQEIKRNSDIVARYGGDEFIAAFPSTDSQSAYSVCTKVKDRLNSEFFQPDERTKIKLTPSIGIAEITEEDIESAQNENDLFRKIFIKADTALYNSKKTGRNRITIYSNEMPIIQEREL from the coding sequence ATGTATGTAGACGGCGAGAAAATAAGGCATAAATACAAAACGTTATTCAAAAACATAGATAGATCTGTAAAGATAATAAACGAGTTTTCTGAATTTCTCAAGCTACTTGATCTAAGGGAAGTTAACATTCTGAAGATCATGATGGTAAGATTCATGATAGAGACCACAAATTCAGATGCAGGAGGATTGATAGAAAGTGTAGAAGATAGTTATGAATTCACAGAAATATTCCAATACAAAGGAAATAGAATAATAGACAAAGACTTTTCTTCTCTAGTAAGAAGAATACAACCTAATACACTTGAAAGTAAACTACTTGATATAACATTAAAAAGGAAAATACCCACAATATCTTTTGACCAAACTACAAAGGATTCTAGTCTTGGCAAGATATTGAAAATAATACCTTGTTGCATAATCCAAGTTCCAGTAATAGTAGAAGATAATGTTGAGTATGTTGTAGAACTTATAAAAAAGGAAGACAATAAGAACAGTATTTTTTCAGAAGGAGATATAAATAGCCTTTCAATAATATCTAATATAGCATCAGCTATATTTACAAACGCTCAGCTATTTAAAAGTGCTATTCATGATAGATTAACAGAACTATATAATATTCACTACTTCAAAAACTTAATGGTAGATGAAATGAAAAAAGTTATTAAATTTAAAACAAAGCTTTCTCTTGCAGTCATGGACATAGACCACTTCAAAAACATAAACGACACATACGGACATAGCGTAGGAGATGAAGCAATAAAATTTTTTGCAAATGTTATAAGGCAAGAAATAAAAAGAAATTCGGATATAGTAGCAAGATACGGAGGAGATGAATTTATAGCAGCATTCCCTTCAACAGACTCTCAATCTGCATACAGTGTATGTACTAAAGTTAAAGATAGACTAAATTCAGAATTTTTCCAGCCGGATGAAAGAACTAAAATTAAACTAACCCCTAGTATAGGGATAGCAGAAATAACTGAAGAAGACATAGAAAGCGCTCAAAATGAAAACGATCTTTTCAGAAAAATATTTATAAAAGCAGATACCGCACTTTATAATTCTAAAAAAACAGGCAGAAACAGAATAACTATATACTCAAACGAAATGCCTATAATACAAGAAAGGGAGCTATAA
- a CDS encoding serine/threonine-protein phosphatase produces MEYAYLILFVFLILFFAFLVGKLSDKVSRKDFTLSRMNLVKRFITVSLSSVNDILSSGSVILSNQRFNRISGNVRSLDDLMLEFVKLLQKLFEAKFVVSLKVSKEGLVYQVSTDPFFPFISGISKLKEIFESSKPSEIIEEKVLKLLSKSMNKHRFVIPSDLSIFTLKDVVEVCREIKSNSILLVPLYRDEGISNLIIVFTNNYNMYYDSQIMVNILSDFLSLFLLYVSAKQSLRHFVLEHGPESSDVRLVFYEVLFNTRSNEVISKTPEDEKFWVFWKLVNIGELKEGLKYNKIFTITRFSEVEELGGVLLEIVSEYIDDSRIRIKIYGVEKSFVNRMDEVFLRVSDLINLPIVIFEKVGGRIVKLNKNFIDTFSEYNNLNSLDDLKSKLKYISEGKVIQSDVVYSIEPLYVEESKFGSIFFYPVQIVNQKTAIDLHYEAMRIRKIVSSVEAFSGIDKLRNINFYFKYQPADKILEVGGDFFVALEIGKKTFVGVFDVSGHNISSAFVASNIKNIIERSILEDRNIQKTIEYINNLIYSLNQDNSEIYTYITGILCEVDVDRMRMKIISAGHRYGVILKEDGIVTFQKLIHIHKPIGIKKDEEYRPEEIYINRGDKFFLYTDGIVELEDVKKGEVDESKIIDLIVFFKNLSVKDTIQEIFSYIRALKEVRIRDDFIILGFSIKS; encoded by the coding sequence ATGGAATATGCTTATTTAATTCTTTTTGTTTTTTTAATTCTCTTTTTTGCTTTTTTAGTTGGAAAATTATCTGATAAGGTTTCAAGAAAAGATTTTACTTTGTCTAGAATGAATCTTGTTAAGAGATTTATTACTGTTTCTCTTTCTTCTGTTAATGATATTTTAAGTTCAGGAAGTGTGATTTTATCTAATCAGAGGTTTAATCGTATTTCTGGAAATGTTAGATCTTTGGATGATCTGATGTTAGAGTTTGTTAAACTTTTACAAAAGCTCTTTGAAGCAAAATTTGTTGTTAGTTTGAAAGTTTCAAAAGAAGGTTTAGTATATCAGGTTTCTACTGATCCTTTCTTTCCTTTTATCTCTGGTATTTCAAAGCTCAAAGAGATTTTCGAGAGTAGTAAACCATCTGAGATAATTGAAGAAAAAGTGCTAAAGTTATTATCAAAAAGCATGAATAAGCACAGGTTTGTTATACCTAGCGATTTATCTATTTTTACTTTGAAGGATGTTGTAGAAGTGTGTAGAGAAATAAAGTCAAATTCTATTCTTCTTGTACCTTTGTATAGAGACGAGGGAATCTCAAATCTGATTATAGTCTTTACTAATAATTACAACATGTATTATGATTCCCAGATAATGGTTAATATACTGAGTGATTTTTTGTCTTTATTCTTATTGTATGTTTCTGCCAAGCAATCTTTGAGACATTTTGTTTTAGAGCATGGTCCTGAGAGTAGTGATGTTAGATTGGTGTTTTACGAAGTTTTGTTTAATACAAGATCAAACGAAGTAATAAGTAAAACTCCGGAGGATGAAAAGTTTTGGGTTTTTTGGAAGTTAGTTAATATAGGTGAACTTAAGGAGGGACTAAAGTATAATAAGATTTTTACCATAACTAGATTTTCTGAAGTAGAAGAACTTGGTGGGGTATTGTTGGAGATTGTTTCAGAATATATAGATGATAGTAGGATAAGAATAAAGATATATGGTGTAGAAAAATCTTTTGTGAACAGAATGGATGAAGTATTTTTAAGAGTTTCAGATTTGATAAATTTGCCTATAGTCATATTTGAAAAAGTAGGTGGTAGGATAGTTAAGTTGAATAAGAATTTTATTGATACTTTTAGTGAGTATAACAATCTTAATAGTCTTGATGATCTTAAATCAAAACTGAAGTATATTTCTGAAGGTAAGGTTATACAGTCTGATGTTGTATATTCTATTGAGCCTTTGTATGTTGAGGAATCAAAGTTTGGTAGTATTTTTTTCTATCCAGTACAAATAGTAAACCAAAAAACTGCTATTGATTTACATTATGAAGCAATGAGAATTAGAAAGATAGTTTCTTCCGTTGAGGCTTTTAGTGGTATTGATAAATTAAGAAATATAAACTTTTACTTTAAGTATCAACCTGCTGACAAAATTTTGGAGGTAGGAGGAGATTTCTTTGTTGCATTAGAGATAGGTAAGAAAACTTTTGTTGGTGTATTTGATGTTTCAGGACATAATATATCTTCAGCTTTTGTGGCTAGTAATATTAAAAACATAATCGAGAGATCTATTCTAGAAGATAGAAATATTCAAAAAACAATTGAGTACATTAATAATTTGATTTACTCCCTTAACCAAGATAATTCGGAAATATATACATACATAACTGGTATATTGTGTGAAGTAGATGTTGATAGGATGAGAATGAAGATTATATCAGCAGGTCATAGATATGGTGTTATTCTTAAGGAAGATGGAATAGTGACATTTCAAAAGCTGATACATATTCATAAGCCTATTGGTATAAAGAAGGATGAGGAGTACCGTCCAGAAGAAATTTATATTAACAGAGGTGACAAGTTCTTTCTCTATACAGATGGTATAGTAGAACTTGAGGATGTAAAAAAAGGTGAGGTTGATGAGAGTAAAATAATTGACTTGATTGTTTTCTTTAAGAATCTTTCGGTTAAAGATACAATACAAGAAATATTTTCGTACATAAGAGCTTTAAAGGAGGTTAGAATTAGAGATGATTTTATAATACTAGGGTTTAGCATCAAAAGTTAG